In Gossypium arboreum isolate Shixiya-1 chromosome 3, ASM2569848v2, whole genome shotgun sequence, the sequence CACATTACACCACGATTTTGAATTAGAAGAGAGATTTCAAGAAATGGCAGATCTATTCACTCTATCAATAATCGAGCCAGATCTGGTGTATTATAAGGGATTTGCCTTTTCTATTGATTCCTGCAGATTGGATCAAAAATAATTCTTGAATGAGGTATTCAACTCAAAGGATGAATCGGAAAAGATATCTTTATCAGCTCTACCTCCTATTTTttatgaagaaaatgaatctttttaTCGAAggatcagaaaaaaaaaaaagggtccgAACCTCCCACGGGAAAGATTTGGAAGATCCAAAAAAAAATAGTGGTATTTGCTAGCAATAACATAATGGAGGCAGTCAATCAAGATAGATTGATCCAAAATCTGATTCAAATCCAATATAGCACCTATggatacataagaaatatattgAATTGATTCATTAAAAGGAATCAATCTGATCGCAACTATTATaactttttttatataatatacaaattaagtaaaaaaaacaatataataattataatatattaacctttataattatttttatacagtGTCCTATAactttcatgtaacacccctaacccatattcgtcgctggaatagggttacaaggcattacctatcaaatcacaacatacaacatacatttctcatccaAGAACCCGTTAATACATAAACATCAATCCAACATAGTCACATTgtctgtaacactccttacccgatactgttgccagaatcgagcacgaggcattactaaacttattctatcccttaaataggtttaaattgtttatttaagcatttcgaaatgtactgccattctgcgtcgtagtcgcctaaaaattcatatcttgagttccaaaactcgaaattaagatccgtaaatttttcctgaaactagactcatatatctatctactaatttttttcatagatttttttacttggccaattagtacagtttattagttaaagtttaccctgtttcaaaactcgactgcactaacctcttgttactacgaaccatgtttcttcctgtacaaaattcatatcactaagccgtttgtttctcttaaaactagactcaacaaggattataaccatataaagtataccttctaattagttttgtacaatttatggtgaatttccaaagttgaaacaggggttccagaaattgctctgaccctgtttcactaaaactcagatatatcatgaaatataatacctttacctatttttcttattccataagaaaatagacataataagctttaatttcatatattattcatcttcaaactatgtttatgcaatttttagtgatttttcaaagttacgtcattgctgttacttgaatctgtttttaggttactttcacatttttcataattttcatgtgataatcaccattcaatcatacatattgataaacatgcatatcatcggccatttttattagctaataactagcaagtatttacacatcattcattgttcatattataccaaaagtggctaagtttctatacatgccatacacaaaacaaaacgtctaattataccgagttatttctttgatagtgtgatcggcctccgacgtttccttcgatccccgaatggctagataagtactataagaagaagaaaataaagagattaagcactaggcttagtaagcttacaagcaaataaatcacaacattcaacataatggataattatgcataatatcatctaacatcataaatttctttacttctcaatttctatcttcttctttattcccttaccttctttcttacccgacctttccttttcataagtataatctacttttcctttgctgttaattcactgtaatttaactcgtatcctgacccgttgaaccactcggaatactaaggatactaggtcgctctctgtctatcaatatccgcCAATgtcatgtctttgacatggacttacatgaattattcctgtctccaatgccatatataatatggacttacatggctcaatcctgtctccaaagccatatttctaatatggacttacatggctcatttcgttcatctccgtcaaccctaatatcctaacattcctagggttcaaccgagctttctaacacttttcctctgtcacttcaccttaaattcgactttaaatattttcataacataaatatataaatgctgaaattgacaataataatgtaaaataaaagaatattgcatttatttatgtaaacttacctcgatacaaaatgtgactaaactttacaatttagtcctttactttttcttttcccgatctactctcaatttctctcttcttgatctataatagcaaatttagcttatttaatatcaacatttatcaaaacaaccctttactcaaactttggaaaaattacattttgccctaaactttcacatatttgcacttttgccccaaggctcgtaaattaaacttcatcctattttcttatgttttatgacatgctgatcatttttccttctatggcaacatcaaattcacacactaacatgtacttatgactattaggtatttttaccgattaagccttttactcgttttgcttaaaaccaagtagcacaagttgtctaacataatttaaaacctcatattccatcataaaacatcaaaatacacaaatttcacctatgggtatttttccaaatttgattcctaacttaaattattgctagcataagctttatcgagctagggacttcaaaacgtaaagatcattaaaagcgggcttggaatcacttactatgaagcttgaaagttgaagaaaccccagctatggagagaggtaaggttctgctggtaacttgaagaagattatacaattttatcatcttttttacctttttattaatgttaataaccaaatgaccaaaatgcccctccttactaaactttcaaaaattccttccatgtcctaattttgtccatgaacttaaaattggtcaaattaccatttaagatctcctaattaatattccaaaataatttcatactaaaaacttctagaatgcaagttttgcaaattatttgatttagttcctaacctcaatttaagcactttatgcatagaattttatcacgaaattttcacacaatcatgtaatcataccatgaacctcaaaataataataaaatatatatatatatatatatattttaccctgaatttgtggtttcgcaaccactgttccgtttaggccctattttggaatgttacattgtcccttataaggctctacaagaccttaaaacatgcctggaagaggttcgggactaaaccgataacatttgaaaattttggaaaactcataaaattttcatgcatatagggatcacacgcccatgtgaacaggccgtgtgcctcacacggccaccaaacgcgcccgtgtcacaagcagtgtggaaacagggcatacatactaccTTACATCACACGGCCGAAGACACGTCCGTGCGCCATGGCTGTGTAAAAaatggagggtatactgacttgggtcacacggccgaccacacgcctatgtgccaggccgtgtgtcacatacggccagtagacacacccgtgtgtctaagctgtgtaactcactgacttgtttaattaagttacagcagacacacggtcgagtcacacgcccatgtgctcaaccgtgtggggcgcaaataggcttggtttaagtCACATTTCTCACCCACTTCAACCATAACtaaaccacaacatttcataGTATTTCAATATacttataggcaaccaaaacatgccaattcatatacaaatcatgccatttcatcttcaaccatttcactactcaaatcataatcataaacatataaaaacaATATGCCATTACCAACAATTTCACCTAGcttacaaacctttctcaatgcatacatattcaatatcataagtgaattcatcaaatacttcccttttcaatacttgtatgaatctcatacgtacctaagtcacttaactcattcacatattctttctcaacttgaatTTGCCCATTGAACCTTTtgaaattgttaaggatactcggaaatcacatATAACTCGTAAAATGCCATAtctcggatatggtcttacatgttatcacatatcgacgccgatagcccagctatgatcttacatgaaatcaaataacgatgccaatatcccagacatggtcttacacgtaatcacataatgataccaatgtcccagacatggtcttaaacataatcacatctcgttaatcctaatgtcatgacattcgtatcctatactattcctaaagttcgtaCGGAACTTTCAGATATTGTAAccctgtcgattcttgctcgtatttgatcATTCAGCATTCATAGTAGTTTAAtgataattaaacatatataattcaatttaaatatatttatttgcatatgaacttaccttgtatttaGGATAAACGGACTAGATCGACTATTTGATAACAtttattttccccgatctaattttgatttctttcgttcttaatctatatacattcaaacttaacttatttattcatcaaatcattcaattcagtccacaaacacatatttgggcatttttacactttagcccccaaaagttttacatttttacaatttagtccctatttcacaaatacacaaaattcatgaaattttgtaacagcccgtttttagggttaatcaaaacagtggtttcggggccaccaaatccgacgattaggtttgtaaatattatatttaatatttacgagttaattgtgattttaaaaatatttttgatattgtgatatttgttttataaatgatttattaagttcaagtggtatgaccctaaggttaagtgggtttaggaaatgaggtatcgggacctcatttctataaaccgagtcgtaaatatttttataaatatttacggagtggcaaaaagatggtattaaagtttcgttgaaaaattttatcgtttcgatagttaattaagtaaaaaggactaaatcgcgtaaaatgcaaaagttgcattctaattttttaaatgtttatttctatgttttactaaagtataagtccctatttatcaattaaaccattactttatgatagtggagattggtggtttggcatatatgaaattatgtattattataaaggacaaaaaggtaaatggaatattaaaatgtattaaataaaaataaaacataaaatggccatgcaaattttatctcttggccaaatatggaggagaaaagaaagccattgaagctttcTTAGTTTCGGCATTTGCACGAAGTGATTTAGAtcaagttcgtatgcaataagcattgttaaatttatgtttctaatgctttaatatcgtataaattgtatatacgtgaatattttaatgtttgacgacatatcgacaaaatgtgacacttagtgtgcggggcaatcaaatatggtactcagtgtacgaaatattgagaatggcacttagtgtacgaaatattgagaatggcacttagtgtgcgagatattgagaatgacacttcgtgtgcaaaatatcgaatgattcaaagggcaattataaattgtgattgaatgattaaatagactAAAGTGAACatgtatacatgctatattatattaattgtttatgagacgactttataatggtgatattcgggctttgagcctagcaagctttaagctagtgaataatattatcgggcttcgggcctagcaggctataatgccggtgaaatgatatcgggcttcaagcctagcaggcgaaatgccggtgaatgagttcagacttaaagtctagcaggcttcgtgccggtgatgaattcgggtttaaaatctagcaggctaaatgccggcgatttgataaaagtctaagactatgagaccttgtgttaaatcggcaattgaattcgttcaatacattaagttggccaggtatgtgatatatacttatgcatgttagatcgattggaattgaatcatgaatgtgaaatgagaagcataggtgaaaatgcctatgtcatatatgtgagtaagggtaaaaccatcgtaaattatcgataagggtgggctatgtgcggaaccatcttataattgctaatttgaacggttgtgtgcgaatcattgagcatgatgtattgtattaagattatgcttaagagcaattatagatatgtgatgaaattgattggtgatatacatgtttaaataatgtgaatgcaaagaatgtgtgaaagagtaaatttgtaataaatctgcttgggacagcagcagtaatgtgattttggaaaatcaccataaattttgggagttgatttagaagctaaataaattatgtaattaaagcttaatgagtctaatttcttataaaagaaaccgtgtaagcaaaagaattgttgataatgagatatttgaagtggcgtgggatagagtcaaatgacttcggggtcccctgttctgtttttagaaaatcattataatttgtacaaaaatggttataagataaaatttatattcgtagactccttaatgagtctagtttcaaatgaaatcaacgagaatatatttttaattctgtacaatgagaaatttgattcatagtgaagagtggtcagattagtcaaacggtgaaataagggaaattttaagaaaaatctggtattgattggtcaaaccaaaaattctgaaaattttatggatggaagatatatgagtctattttcagggaaaattaacagcaattgattttgagtttcgtagctctagttataaataatttagtgactgttgctcaggaagacaacttgtagtgaatttgtgattatgttgtaaacattgataaaacttgttaatgagttgcttattgttttcatatgaacttactaagcgtaaagcttactctcccttcctttcccatgttcttTAGGATTGTCaggtttgctcgggttggagttcgtcggagatattatcacactgtcaagctaacgctattggtgtagtgatttcaagtactttgagtctatggcatgtataggagtttaaatattagagtatgtgatatgactttaaccatatgtgttggcctattttgattatgtggctgtaaatccattttaattatgcatgtatgtgctatggtattacgtgatgagtttataatgattatagcatgaatgtggtaaagatgtgagtaaaatctatgatatctattgcatgtgaaattgtcATAATCATGAtatgttaggaatgtttaagtacctaattttgccatgttgtatgttattgtataagtatgcgtgcatgtgttgtgagtgtgacaaaatgacttggaaaatagccttgtatttgtccacacgggtaggcacacgggcgtatgtcatggccgtgttttaaagtcagtgttgtacatgggataaaggcacgggcgtgtctcaagccACGCAGGCGTGTGTGACTATACGGTctatattcacacgggcgtgtagagccttaaagcatgaattttctaagtttttcttagttctcggtttagtcccgaatcgtctctaatgtatgttttgggtctcgtgagcccgtttaagggacaaaatttttgtgaaacgaaaagttttaaattgatcaaaattttatggctcgattttataTAGTTGATTGAGTTCAAGTCAGGTAACAcatcgaaccctgtcccggcgtcggatacgggcgaggggtgttacaaatttcattaaacccaagcCTAGAAGAATTTCATATAGGTCCTTAACAGCCTagctctttcatttatttcacatttcaacccctcaatttatacttttcacaattaaacccctaataggcatttttactcaaaatcacttaacaaaacttgtataattatcaacaaatattcatttttcatcataaaacattcaaaaactcAAGCATTCCTCAATGGCACTTCAAAAAATcattaacaacttcaaaaattaaggcatgggctaactaaaatacaaagcaacgatctcaaaaatataaaaatcataaaaaaaacagAGCTAAAACCGTACTTTAATTGCTTAAATATGCCTAGCCGAATGAAGAACCCTAGTTCTTCTTGCTCTTCTTCTAAATTCGgttaaaaagatgataatgaggcatgaattttactttgttttattaatatatatcatttaaatactaaataccaattttaaccttaataaacATTAATAATAGCACCAAATACCATGCCATTATCATCCATAAACTATTAAATGGTttaatatcatcataaggacttttggtttaataaatcatagcaattaaacacctttaataaataaaatgcaactttttgcattttacgtagttaagtcttttttctcaaattaagcattcaaacgctaaaattatttcacgaaactttaacacatatatattcacatgctataaacaccaaaaataatattaaaataatttttgacctcaaatttgtagTTCAAACCACTGTTCGATTTAGATAAAATCGAATGTTACTTTTCATAACatttcttataaataatataatttttatcataattttataaaattataacatttttttacgaataagtatattatttttataatatatagcatCGACACATAAATAATTTAAATCCATTTTTTACtatgattttttataaataaatataatatacacTTATATAACAttagattattttttataataaattttattgtcCTAACATTAAAAAATTAAGACTTaagtaatataattttattataactttataaaatacacataaattatgttataatataaattttaagatttataatataataaatcttTGATTATAATCGTCTTAAACACTTAAATatgttcatgcttataatataaaattcataACTTAAACTtgtaacaaaatattttttaaaattaaaattaggtGTAATTATCTGCATAATTACTTGATTCTCACTCATCCTTTAAGAATTAGAATACTCCAattataccaaattttcaataaaattcacCAATTATAATTCAATTATTAAATAACTTTTCAAACACTATGTAAGAATTAAAAAGAGTAATTCAAATACTCAAATTAACAACTACGATGATCACCAAAACATACCGCACTTACCGACAAATCCAATTACTGGTGGCTTTTTAAATACTATCTATATAtacaatttttgaaaaaatagatGAGCATGAAATTTTTACCAAGATGGATCAAAGCATAAATGATTTCGGGCCAACATAGAAATAGAATGTCTAGCCCATACAAAAGCCGACTCGATAGCATGTTCAAGAAGTTTCCCTATAAATTATTTTCGCTATCTCCCAAATGTTCGTTTATTTCCTCTTCTTTTCTCCGATTAGGGTTCCTTCATTATTCTATttaggaaattttaattttcaacttGTTTTCGTTTATTCTCTTCGATTTTGGGTTAAACCGTAGAAGGCTCCTCGCGAAAACGTCAGATGGTTAGTTTTCCTTTCTCTAATTactctactttttttttttctcctggAATTATAAcacttttctttcaataaaataatTGCATCTAGCTGTCTGTTCTTTTACTTGGTTGTAATTTTCAGGCAACTTTAGCTGATTCATTCCTTGCGGACCTTGATGAATTATCAGACAACGAAGCCGATGTTCTGGTGAGTTGAAACTATACTTACCTTTTCTATTTTGAGTTTcagcctcttttttttttattcgaTACTTAATCTGAATCGTAATGTTCATATCATTCTTTCAGGACGAAGAAAATAATGATGTCGCAAacatggaagaagatattgatGGTGACCTTGCGGATATCGAAACGCTTAACTACGATGATCTGGACAGTGTTTCCAAATTGCAAAAAAGTCAGAGATACATTGATATTATGCAGAAAGTGGAAGATGCGCTCGAGAAGGGTTCTCATATATCAAATCAGGGCATGGTACTGGAAGATGATCCTGAGTATCAGCTGATTGTGGACTGTAATGGACTATCAGTTGATATCGAGAATGAGATTGTTATTATCCATAATTTTATACGTGATAAGTACCGATTGAAGTTTCCTGAGCTTGAATCGCTTGTGCATCATCCAATTGATTATGCTCGTGTGGTGAAAAAGATTGGCAATGAGATGGATTTAACCCTTGTGGATTTGGAAGGGCTTTTGCCTTCAGCTATCATTATGGTTGTTTCAGTTACAGCATCAACTACCAGTGGCAAGCCACTTCCTGAAGATGTTCTCCAGAAAACTGTTGATGCGTGTGATCGTGCTCTGGCTCTGGATACTGCAAAGAAGAAGGTTCTTGATTTTGTAGAAAGTAGAATGGGATATATTGCACCAAATCTTTCTACTATTGTTGGAAGTGCTGTTGCTGCTAAACTTATGGGTACTGCTGGCGGTCTTTCAGCATTAGCTAAGATGCCTGCTTGTAATGTTCAGCTGCTTGGTGCGAAGAAAAAGACCCTTGCAGGGTTTTCCACTGCAACGTCACAGTTTCGTGTTGGGTATATTGAAC encodes:
- the LOC108476135 gene encoding U4/U6 small nuclear ribonucleoprotein Prp31 homolog, encoding MATLADSFLADLDELSDNEADVLDEENNDVANMEEDIDGDLADIETLNYDDLDSVSKLQKSQRYIDIMQKVEDALEKGSHISNQGMVLEDDPEYQLIVDCNGLSVDIENEIVIIHNFIRDKYRLKFPELESLVHHPIDYARVVKKIGNEMDLTLVDLEGLLPSAIIMVVSVTASTTSGKPLPEDVLQKTVDACDRALALDTAKKKVLDFVESRMGYIAPNLSTIVGSAVAAKLMGTAGGLSALAKMPACNVQLLGAKKKTLAGFSTATSQFRVGYIEQTEIFQTTPPALRSRACRLLASKATLAARIDSTRGDPLGNAGKTLKEEIHKKIEKWQEPPPAKQPKPLPVPDSEPKKKRGGRRLRKMKERYAITDMRKLANRMQFGVPEESSLGDGLGEGYGMLGQAGSGKLRVSIGQSKLAAKVAKKFKEKNYGSSGATSGLTSSLAFTPVQGIELTNPQAHAHQLGSGTQSTYFSETGTFSKIKRT